The following is a genomic window from Rutidosis leptorrhynchoides isolate AG116_Rl617_1_P2 chromosome 8, CSIRO_AGI_Rlap_v1, whole genome shotgun sequence.
tccttgaaaaagggttgtattAAATTTATCAATCTTAAGCCTGATTGTTCCTTGTTTCTTTTCTCATTGTATGATTAGTTTTGCAGGATCATTGCGTTGGGCTTGTGTGGTCTTGTTCCTGCTTGGGCTATGTTGGTGTCTTGAGTTTGTTGCTAGGCTTCTTAGTAGGCAGCCTTGGAGCCCATCCCTTGTTTTTATCCGTTGGACCCTAGCTGTATTTATAGGATTGCAGCTGCTTCTTCAAAATTACGACACAATTACAGCCACTTTCTTATCATCTTCCTTGTCTGATACTTGGCGATTTTATTAGGGTTTCATATACCCGTTTGGTGCCTCAATATTGATATTCAATCTTGTCTATTCATTGTTCTAGTATCTTTATCTCTGTAACTCGAAGTCTGATTGTAGCCTTTAAACGATTTTTATCACCTGTAATAATTTCGGTACTGTTTGAATTCAATCACAGTTTATCTCCTGCTTTATTCTCTATTTTCTAACATGGTATCAAGAGCCGAATTAGAATGATCGTGGTGATTCTCTTGCTCTGTCTTCTTTTCTCTGGTGATCGAAAGGTTCTTGTTTTAAAGGTTATTTGTCTGTTGTCTGGTGCCGCTGCTCTAGGGTTTCCTATTTTGGGTTGATTTGTTAACTTGTGAAGATTGTCACTCTGATCTTCGGTTATTACTAAAAAACCCTAATTTATGACAAATTAGGGTTTGAGGCTGAACTGAAAAAAGGGGGTTCTGCCTTGTCTTCATCCGCTGCTACTTCTTCTTTTCTTTATCAATTGCCGAACACCGCTGTATTGTATTCTTTTATCCCTTGTTTATCTAGTGTGTGTTGCATCTATTATTACTCTGCTCTTTATCTCTACAGGTTGctcactgtttttttttttttttttatttttttttttttgaattgtaTCTGTGTTTGAATCTGTTTCttctgtgtgtgttttttttttttacttgccTTTGATTGAATTATTACTTGTTTACTAGTATGGGTGATGAAACAGCTATTACCTTGATTAGTAAAATAGACTTTGGTGACCCTCTCTATTTGCATGCTAGTGACACCACCAATACACCATTGATATCTATTAAGTTGAAAGGAACCGAAAACTACAATGTTTGGAGTAGAGCTATGCTACTTGCACTATCTACTAAAAACAAAGTAGGGTTTGTTAATGGAACATGTCTTAAAAAAACTGATAATGATGTGCTTGCTGCCCAATGGGATAGGTGTAATTCTGTTATGTTATCTTGGTTGCTAAGTTCTATATCTGAAGAGTTATACGCTGGTCAAATTTTCTCTGCTACTGCTTCTGTTGTGTGGTCTGAACTAAAGGAAACATATGATAAAGTTGATGGGTCTATAACATTTAATTTACATCAAAAAATCAGCTCTATGAAACAAAGTGGTAGTAGTTTGTCTGAGTATTATCATAAACTTAACACCTTATGGAAACAATATGATGAAATGGTCAAATTACCTGCTTGACTTGTGCTGCTGCTCCCGAATTTCAACAACACAATAAAGTTTTAAAGTTAATGCAATTTCTTATGGGTTTAGATGATATTTACATGTCAACCAGGAGTAATCTCCTTCTTAGAGACCCATTACCTGATGTTAAGTCTGAATTTGCTATTCTGTCAAGGGAAGAATCCCACAGGGGGGTTTCTGGGGTTGGGTTATCTAAATCCCAGAACTCTGCTTTTGTTGCTCAAACAAATAACAACACAtggataaacagaaataataataatggtagttttgGAAGAGGAAGAGGGTTTAATAGGGGTCCTAACCCAAATCTTAAATGTACTAAGTGCAATAAACTTGGACACACCATTGATAGATGCTTTGAAATTGTTGGATATCCTAATAATTATAAGAAACCTTTCAATGGAACCTCAAATAAATCCACCACTTATGTGTCTAGTTGTGCTGCTTCTGATTCTTTATCTGGTTCAACTGCATCCTCTTCTAACACCACTAGTGCTACTAATGCTTCTAACTCTGTTCCTATGTCCTTGAGTAATGAACAAATGATGAAACTTTTAAGCATGCTTAATGATAGAGGGCCCCAAACCACAGAATCTGCCTCAAATATGTCAGGTACTATAATGAATAATAACGTGTTTTTCAACAATAACTTTGAcaagttttttaattttaattctggGGTAAACAAGAGTCAAGGGTGGATTATAGACTCTGGTGCCAGTCAACACATGACTGCTTCTGAACATGGTCTAGATAACATCGTTGATGTTTCTGATTTAAATCTTCAAGTGTCACATCCCAATGGTACTAAAGCTAAAGTCAAAAGAATTGGAAACCTAAGATTAAATAAAGACATCTTATTAACTGATGTGTTAATTGTCCCTGGTTATTGTGTGAGTCTTCTGTCTGTCCACAAGCTGGTTAAAGAAAATAAGATGCTGGTTGGTTTTGATGCTTTTAACTGCTATATTCAGGATTTGAACACAAGAACTACCCTGGGGACTGGTAGTGTGAATGGTGGCTTATATGTGTTTGACTGTTATAAAGGTGATCCTCTTATGTGTAATTCTGTGTATGCCTGCAATTTTGAATCCACTCTTCTATGGCATAACAGACTAGGGCACCCATCAAGCCCTGTCCTCAATATTCTTAAACACAAACTCAAACTTGATAAAAATATTGATGAATTTCCTTGTGAAATCTGCTTAAAAGCCAAACACATTAGAGAACCTTTTCCCTTAAGTGATCATGCCACAAAAGAACTAGGTGAACTAATACACATGGATCTGTGGGGCCCATATAGGGTTACTAGTAGAGAAGGATATAAATATTTTTTGACCATTGTTGATGATCATACAAGGGCTGTTTGGGTTTATTTGTTAAAAACAAAAGATGAAGTCTTTGAAAACTTCTCTAACTATGTGAACTTAATGTCAAATCAATTTGAAAAAAGAGTTAAAGTgattagaactgataatgggactgaGTTTTTAAATAGTCAAATGAAAAATTTCATTAATGAAAAGGGCATAGTTCATCAAACCACCATAGCTCACACACCACAACAAAATGGGTTGGTTGAAAGGAAACATAGACACCTCTTAAATGTGGCTAGGTCTCTTATGTTTCAAGGGGGGATTCCCTTATATTTGTGGACTGAATGTATTCTAACTGCCACTTACTTGATCAACAGGATTCCATCTAAGGTGCTTGCAGGCTTGTCTCCTTTTCAAAAAATCTATGGTTCAGAACCATCTCTCTCCCACATCAGAAACTTTGGTTGTCTTGTCTTTTCCAAAATCTTAGATGAAACTGATAAATTTAAACCAAGGTCTGAAAAATGTGTTTTAGTTGGTTTTGCTTCAAATAAAAAGGGTTATAAACTATGGAGTCTTGAaaataaaaaaatcttattttctAGGGATGTCAAATTCTTTGAGAATATTTTCCCTTTTAAAAGTTCAAAACCAAATCACCTCAAAACGGATTCTGCTGAGCAACTCAGCTTCTTTGATTTATTCTCTGTCCAAAATGACACCACTGTTTCTGAAAATCCCTATGATGAAGGGAGAACACATCCTGATGGGCCTACTGTAATGGCAGACATTCCTTGTGAATTCACAGGGAGTGGAGGTAGTCACAGTAACCCTAATGAGGATGATGGTCATTCTAATGACCTCCCTGAGGGTACATCTAATTCTAACTCGAATGAAAACCATTCTGAATCCTAAAATGATGAGCCTGCTACCCTTAGAAGGTCAAGCAGACAAACTGTCCTTCCTAGAAAACTTAGTGATTATGTGGTTGATGGAAAGGTCAAATATGGGTTAGAAAAAGTTATTAATTACTCCTCACTGTGTAAAGAAAATTATTGTTTTGTTTCCAGTCTAAACAAAAGCATAGAACCTACCTCTTATGACCAAGCCGTTAAAGACCCTAATTGGGTCAATGCCATGAATAATGAAATGAGGGCCCTCTTAGAAAATAACACATGGATTCTTACTGATTTACCTGAGGGAAGGAAACCTGTTGGATGTAAATGGatatacaaaattaaatataaatcTACAGGTGAAATTGACAGATATAAAGCTAGACTAGTGGCCAAAGGATATAGTCAAAGGGAGGGACTAGACTATGATGAGACCTTCTCTCCTGTTGTTAAAATGGTTACTGTAAGGTGCCTGTTAACTTTAGCTGTTAAAAATAACTGGAAATTATACCAACTATGTTAACAATGCCTTCTTATATGGTGATCTCATTGAAGATGTTTACATGGAATTACCCCAAGGCTACTATTCTGCAAATGAAACCAAAGTATGCAAACTTGTTAAATCTCTCTATGGGCTTAAACAAGCACCCAGGCAATGGAATGAAAAACTGTCTATGACCTTAAACGAACATGGCTTTGTGCAAAGTATGAGTGACTATTCCTTATATGTTAAAGAAACTGAATCTGTGTTTTTAGCTGTTTTggtctatgttgatgatatgattgtCACTGAAAATGATGAAAATGAGGTTTGTAAATTTAAAGATTTTTTGAaaactaaatttcatattaaagATCTTGGTGAACTAAAATATTTTCTTGGAATTGAAGTTTTAAAAACAGAAAATGGTATATGTTTGTCCCAAAGAAAGCATTGTGTTAAACTTCTTGATGAATTTGGATTGGTGGGAAGTAAACCTGTTGGTGCTCCCCTTGAGTCTAATCTGGTGATTAATTCAGAACCCACTGCTAATGACAAGCAACTCGCTGATGTTACCAAATACCAACAATTAATTGGGAAACTTATCTATCTCACAATGACAAGACCAGACATTTCTTACTCTGTTCAGTGTCTCAGTCAGTTCATGAACAACCCTTTACAATCTCATTTCAAGATTGCCCTAAGACTTCTCAGATACTTAAAAGGCTCTCCAGGTAAAGGTGTTGTTATTTCCAAATCAGACACACTCTCTCTCTCTGCTTATGTTGATGCTGATTGGGGTAAGTGTTTAAGTTCTAGAAAATCTGTTACTGGTTTTTCTGTCTTCTTCTGTGATTCTTTAGTTTCTTGGAAAAGCAAGAAACAAGCTACTGTATCCAGATCCTCCACAGAATCTGAATACAGAGCTATGGCCTCTGTAACATGTGAGCTTATgtggattttaaaaattttaaatgatCTTAAGGTCAAAAACCTGCTACCTATTGATTTATATTGTGACAATAGATCTGCCATTCAAATAGCAGCCAACCCTGTGTTTCATGAAAGAACTAAACATTTTGACATTGATCTTCACATTGTAAGAAACAAATGTAACTCTGGTGCTATTAGAATTATCAACATTGAATCTGAaaaccaagttgctgatatttttaCTAAAGGGTTGGGTATTAATCAACACTCTTATTTATGTGATAAACTTGGACTCATTGATTTATTTCAGGCTTAGATTGAGGGGGGATATTAAATTTATCAATCTTAAGCCTGATTGTTCCTTGTTTCTTTTCTCATTGTATGATTAGTTTTGCAGGATCATTGTGTTGGGCTTGTGTGGTCTTGTTCCTGCTTGGGCTATGTTGGTGTCTTGAGTTTGTTGCTGGGCTTCTTAGTGGGCAGCCTTGAAGCCCATCCCTTGTTTCTATCCGTTGGACCCTAGCTGTATTTATAGGATTGCAGCTGCTTCTTCAAAATTACGACACAATTACAGCCACTTTCTTATCATCTTCCTTGTCTGATACTTGGCGATTTTATTAGGGTTTCATATACCCGTATGGTGCCTCAATATTGATATTCAATCTTGTCTATTCATTGTTCTAGTATCTTTATCTCTGTAACTTGAAGTCTGATTATAGCCTTTAAAAAATTTTTATCACCTGTAATAATTTCGGTACTGTTTGAATTCAATCACAGTTTATCTCCTGCTTTATTCTCTATTTTCTAATAGGTtgttgtaccaaaaacgaaagaaattatttagtgatataaaacactatttctggaaagatccacatttgtttaaaagttgtcccgatggaatagtacgtcgatgcgtattcggggatgaagctagtcaaatcttaaaccattgtcacacaggaccaacaggagggcattatgggcctcaactcacagcaagaaaagtttacgatgctggattctattggcctacaattttcaaagacgcacaccttctctgtaaatcttgtgatgcttgtcaaagggccggaaaaataagtcaacgtgatgaaatgccacaaaatttcattcaagtatgtgaagtatttgacatttggggtattgactttatgggtccatttctaaaatctcataataatctctacattctcgttgccattgattatgtatctaaatgggcggaagcacaagctttcccaactaacgatgcacgagttgtagtcaacttcttaaaaacgtctttttgctaggtttggaacaccgaaagctttaataagtgattggggtactcatttttgtaataatcaacttgagaaagttctcaaaagatatggagtaactcataaaatctcaaccacttatcatccacaaacaagtggacaagttgaaaataccaaccgagcattaaaacgtattctagagaaaaccgtaggatcaaatccgaaggaatggtccataaaattggaggatgcactttgggattttagaacagcctacaaaactccaattggcaccacaccttttaaactcgtttacgaaaaaacatgtcaccttccagtagaaattgagcacaaagcattttgggctttgaagacatgtaatcttgatttgcatgaagctggacgtctacggttaagtcaactaaacgaattagaagaattaagacatgaagcatatgaaaattcattaatctataaagaaagaacgaagaaatggcatgataaaagaatcagaagttcaaaagaatttaaagaatgagacagagttcttcttttcaattcacgattccagctattttctggaaaattgaaatcaagatggtttggaccattcatagtcaaaagagtttttccatatggaacaatagagttaataaattcaaatggggttgaatttaaggttaatggtgtgatgacccgaaaatttttgacttatttaaaccaattctctatacgatttattattttaacacgctaaacaaagtctgttagattgagtctcaaaattttagaactgtttcatatatacaattacctttgattactctcgacgattcatgaacaattatatgtatgtatatatatatgtacaagtaaaaacgactttcctacagtaaaaccctatttgctacagtaaaaattactttgctacagtaaaacactatttgctacagtaaaacactatttgctacagtgaaaccgtattttgctacagtgctacagtgaaaacgacttgctacagtgatttgctacagtaaacactatttgctgcagtaaacactatagaggaggttccagctccacccagctttagttttccggagccacagtatcgttggcatggacccatgatccctggagtaaaagaggatcgtccatttctaaacaaatatggacattggtccagatataccgccgacgggcgggttgtgccgattacgcctggcagatttcggttcatgaccaccggtacatattcttgcagttcgtcatcatattctcctacacatgactcagacagttcgtcatcagacgagatcagtaaggaggaggatttcgctaatgaaataaaagagatcactaaggagaaattccaacttgctatagataataaaaacaaccacaataataaaatgtccttaattattaaaaaagaacaggaccattcgatccgtaaccacccttattgtattaaacccactgaggcaacgggtacctcaaaaccccaaccaaaaataaaatacactgccagaatgtctgtcggaccatgtgcacacaaacaattggcagagagaaccaaatgggaagaagtttctgatagttctgaataaacgacctcgcaaccataaatcttccatgcgctattttattgcttatgtgtgctactctatcttgttatgtaaaataagcatatgtaaaatatcagtattgtatggtattgtattattttggtttattaataataaatgtatggaatgattatttgtattattactacttcttattattattattacataataatgtagtaactcgctataatttttcatagtggaatattattaggattttagtagttaattccttgtactagctattatgtatgaacttaacgggtaggtaataccctagaaataattataaaatgctaataagaagaaaaggcttttataataattggttcataatattaatatgctacgattaactattgacaactcattttacctataatattctatatgattaaattatatctgttgtgtttattgaagaaacatgtctcaaatgtcggatgctgagtttgagcaactagtcgagaaacgtgtgaatgaaagaattgctgcaaccgaggcagcaaaagcaacagccgaagtagcagccaaagcagcagtcgtaaacacaaattcacgaaacggatgctcatacaaaacttttcaaggatgcaaaccacagacgtttagtggaaccgagggaccagtcggtctaacccgatggtttgaaaagatggagtccgttttcaaaatcagtaattgtgcaaacggagacaagtcaaagtatgcttcgtgcacattgcaagatggtgcacttacttggtggaacaattatgctaaagcagaaggaatagatacggcatatgatatctcttgggaagaactgaaaaagatgctaatcgaggagtactgtcctcgaaacgagatcagaaaaatggaatctgagttacgtaatctgaaggttatcggcgcgaatctcaataactatgaaaagcgtttcatggaactagccttgttgtgtcccgaattggtgccaaacgagaaacgaaagatagaaatgtatattgacggtttatcgatcaatatcaaaggaaatgttacatcgtccaaaccaaatacgatgcaggaagccatgacaatggcacaccaactcatggaccagatcacagagagttcgattaaggcaccaattaccgaagtcaagacaactgaaggaaagaggaaatgggaagactataagggcaaaagtactcacctgaagaaacaagaaacttttaaaggtaaacaagatggggcaactgcaagtccaaactataagggacctcatccattctgcaaaaggtgttacacacatcatgcaggctattgccaagtggtctgtgataagtgcaacaagaaaggacatgtggcgaaagattgttatgccaccgtttctgaagtaaagacaaaatcgaccgatgtcaagaaatgttatggatgcgggaagtctggtcactttataaatcaatgccctgataaggagaagaacaaagaactcgcacgtgggagggcatttaatgttagtgccagtaaagcacgtgaggatcctaatcttgtcacgggtacgtttaccgttaataatcaactagcttctattatgtttgatacgggtgctgatagaagttatatgtgtaaagactttagttttaaactaaaatgtgcatcattacctttagacgataaatatactattgaattagctaatggtaaactgataaaaaccgataaaatttgccatgg
Proteins encoded in this region:
- the LOC139864731 gene encoding uncharacterized protein, with amino-acid sequence MGDETAITLISKIDFGDPLYLHASDTTNTPLISIKLKGTENYNVWSRAMLLALSTKNKVGFVNGTCLKKTDNDVLAAQWDRCNSVMLSWLLSSISEELYAGQIFSATASVVWSELKETYDKVDGSITFNLHQKISSMKQSGSSLSEYYHKLNTLWKQYDEMVKLPA